In the Acidobacteriota bacterium genome, GATCTTCCGCGCGAGCGAGTAACCGTTCGTATGGAGGCCGCTCGACGGCAAACCGAGGATGATGTCTCCCTCGCGGACGCGCGAGCCGTCGATCAGATGCTTCTCGTCGACCACGCCGACGATGAAGCCGGCGACGTCGTACTCTCCCGGGCGGTAGAAGCCGGGCATCTCCGCGGTCTCGCCGCCGATCAGGGCGAGCCGGTTCTCGCGGCACGCCTCCGCCATTCCCCGCACGACATCGACCATCACGGCCGGCTCGAGCTTTCCGGTGGCAAAGTAGTCGAGGAAGAAGAGCGGCCGGGCGCCCTGGACGAGGATGTCGTTGACGCAGTGGTTGACCAGATCGCCGCCGATCGTGTCGTGGATCTTCATGTCGCGCGCGACCTTCAGCTTCGTCCCGACGCCATCGGCGGACGAGACGAGGATCGGCGACTCGAGATCCGGAAAGTTCGCGCGGTAGAGCCCGCCGAAGAGTCCGAGCTCGGAGACGACGTTCTCGGAGTACGTGTCGCGAACGATCCTGCGGACCTGCGAGAGCGCTTCGTCCTGCGCGTCGATGTCGACGCCGGCGTCGCGGTAGGTGGTTGTTGTAGGTTTCGTCATTTTGGATGAATGCAGGGATCTGGGAAGAGTGAAGAGTGAAGAGTGAAGAGTGAAAGAGAAGAGTCAAAAGTGAATGGTGAAGAGTGAAAGAGAAGAGTCAAGGGGGATCTAAGGATCGGCGCTTCGCTGGGCTTGTCTGTACTCCTCTTAGAGGTCCCTCGCCCCGCGCCCACCGATACACCGGATCGAAACGAATCCGCAAGCTCGCCACCCGCTCGGGACGACCGGGCGAGGAAGGTGTTAGCCCACGGCTCAATACCGGCGTCTGGTCTGTCTGTTCGAAATGACTGCAGGTTTTTGTTGGTCCGTTTCACTCTTCACTCTTCACTCTTCACTCTTCACACCCGATACAGCGCCGCGCCCCAGTGGAGCCCGGAGCCGAGCGCGGTGAACGCCAGAAGCATACCTTCCCTGATCCGTCCTTCGCTCACGAGCTCGTGATAGAGGATCGGGAGCGTGCCGGCAGTCGTGTTGCCGTAGCGCTCGATGTTGTGAGGGACTTTCTCTTCCGGAAAGTCGAGCGCCTTCCGGACACCCTCGATGATGCGGAGGTTGGCCTGGTGCGCGAGAACGAGGTCGATCT is a window encoding:
- the purM gene encoding phosphoribosylformylglycinamidine cyclo-ligase, which produces MTKPTTTTYRDAGVDIDAQDEALSQVRRIVRDTYSENVVSELGLFGGLYRANFPDLESPILVSSADGVGTKLKVARDMKIHDTIGGDLVNHCVNDILVQGARPLFFLDYFATGKLEPAVMVDVVRGMAEACRENRLALIGGETAEMPGFYRPGEYDVAGFIVGVVDEKHLIDGSRVREGDIILGLPSSGLHTNGYSLARKIVDDAGLDMQSVVPDLERKVGEELLRPHLSYLRQLGGLVEEDRLSAMAHITGGGLTDNIPRVLPSNLDARIKLGSWEIPPLFSWLVATGGVDRIEALRVFNMGIGMVLFVAVDHVPKVVAHLQQHSQKLFFIGNVVKGEGKVDYDTPPAGFASWDG